A single window of Colletotrichum higginsianum IMI 349063 chromosome 8, whole genome shotgun sequence DNA harbors:
- a CDS encoding Potassium/sodium efflux P-type ATPase, which produces MGEPAAVRHGEHNTAAAEVNPEQDEPPSIPRPPPIPNPVPQRPAHTVPVTDLGLLWQTNLENGLSKAEASARLERDGPNRIEGAKGLSIWEIVMRQISNSLTLVLVIVMILSFAIQDYIEGGVITAVILLNIVVGFIQDYNAEQTIQSLYALSAPTCKVIRDGIAETVQAQTLVKGDLVMIAVGDVVPADLRLLEGINLSIDEALLTGESLPISKHPEAIFDEDDIPLGDRINMVYSATTVTRGRARGIVTTTGMETEVGKIAMMLRTTRKRDENASLPVRALMRVKAAFKSILGLEGTPLQVKLSKFALLLFGLAILLAIIVFSVSKFDIDDQVLIYGICVGVAVIPESLIAVLTITMAVGTKAMASGNVIVRKLSSLEAVGGVTNICSDKTGTLTQGRMITRKVWLAEDTTAIIEGTTDPYDPTSGKVRWPGSAASSSASSGASTPTAEKTDDTIHSSSFGAFLKAIALCNNSSVTDGKTSTDTESMTTATEVPVAWSAIGEPTEIALQVFAMRYGKGKNDLISSEKTKMLYEFPFDSSCKLMSVVYEFPGAPRQVFTKGAVEVMILRLAESEETKARIAAKADELASEGLRVLCVAQRFLEDTDNASERTEAETKLRFLGLAGLYDPPRVETLGAVKQCNTAGISVHMVTGDHIKTATAIAHEVGILRGGEQPTAVMAAGVFDAMSDDEVDALEALPLVIARCSPMTKVRMLEAMHRRQAYCIMTGDGVNDSPALKKADVGIAMGKRGSDVSKEAADMVLTDDNFSSIVTAIKEGRRLFDNIQKFLLHLLISNISQVILLLIGLSFKDRSGTSIFPLSPLEILWVNLITSSFLAIGLGLEEAQPDILLRAPHSLRIGVFTFDLIRDKMIYGFFMGSLCLAAFTSVAYGPGAGDLGSFCNDGWNDTCGVVFRARSTVYATLSFLLLVTAWEVKHFQRSLFNMNPELWTGPTAVFKTISKNRFLFWAVAGGFVMTFPVIYLPVVNRAVFKHDMITWEWGIVIACLVVYIALIESWKAVKRHLGLGLNARIPDQQV; this is translated from the exons ATGGGAGAACCCGCAGCCGTCAGGCATGGTGAACACAACACAGCTGCCGCGGAAGTCAACCCCGAGCAGGACGAACCGCCGTCTATACCGCGGCCCCCGCCCATTCCCAACCCCGTCCCTCAGCGGCCTGCCCACACCGTCCCCGTCACGGACCTAGGCCTTCTCTGGCAGACCAACCTTGAAAATGGCCTCTCCAAGGCCGAAGCCTCTGCCCGTCTTGAACGGGACGGGCCTAATCGTATCGAGGGTGCGAAGGGCCTGTCGATTTGGGAGATTGTCATGAGACAGATCTCCAACAGTCTGACGCTCGTCCTCGTGATCGTCATGATCCTGTCCTTTGCCATCCAAGATTACATTGAAGGAGGTGTCATCACCGCCGTCATCCTTCTCAACATCGTCGTGGG CTTTATCCAGGACTACAATGCCGAACAGACCATCCAGTCTCTGTACGCGCTGTCCGCCCCGACATGCAAGGTCATCCGCGACGGAATCGCGGAGACCGTCCAGGCCCAGACCCTCGTCAAGGGTGATCTTGTTATGATCGCCGTTGGAGATGTTGTCCCGGCCgacctccgtctcctcgaggGAATTAACCTCTccatcgacgaggccctcctTACCGGCGAGTCGCTGCCCATCAGCAAGCACCCCGAAGCCATCttcgacgaagacgacatcCCCCTCGGGGATCGCATCAACATGGTTTACTCCGCTACCACTGTTACTCGAGGACGCGCTCGCGGTAttgtcaccaccaccggcatGGAGACCGAGGTCGGCAAGATCGCCATGATGCTCCGCACCACCCGCAAGCGCGACGAGAACGCATCTCTTCCCGTCCGCGCTCTCATGCGCGTCAAGGCTGCCTTCAAGAGCATCCTGGGTCTCGAGGGCACCCCCCTTCAGGTCAAGCTTAGCAAGTTTGCCCTCCTGCTGTTCGGCCTGGCCATTCTACTTGCCATTATCGTCTTCTCTGTCAGCAAGTTCGACATTGATGACCAGGTTCTCATCTACGGTATCTGCGTCGGTGTTGCCGTCATTCCTGAGTCCCTTATCGCCGTCCTGACCATTACCATGGCCGTCGGCACCAAAGCGATGGCGTCTGGTAACGTCATTGTTCGCAAGCTGTCTTCCCTCGAAGCTGTTGGTGGTGTCACCAACATTTGCTCCGACAAGACTGGCACCCTTACTCAGGGACGCATGATTACCCGAAAggtctggctggctgaaGATACGACTGCCATCATCGAGGGTACAACCGACCCGTACGACCCTACCAGCGGCAAAGTGCGTTGGCCCGGTTCCGCCgcatcgagctcggcctctAGTGGAGCGTCGACTCCGACGGCAGAGAAGACCGACGACACTATCCACTCCTCTTCTTTCGGCGCCTTCCTCAAGGCCATTGCTCTCTGCAACAACTCGTCTGTTACCGATGGTAAGACGTCCACCGACACCGAGTCGATGACAACCGCCACCGAGGTCCCCGTCGCGTGGTCCGCCATCGGCGAGCCCACCGAAATCGCCCTCCAGGTCTTCGCCATGCGCTACGGAAAGGGAAAGAACGACCTCATCTCGTCTGAAAAGACAAAGATGTTGTACGAGTTCCCCTTTGATTCGTCTTGCAAGCTCATGAGTGTCGTCTACGAGTTCCCTGGAGCACCCCGTCAAGTCTTCACCAAGGGCGCTGTTGAGGTCATGATTCTGCGCCTGGCCGAATCCGAAGAAACAAAGGCAAGAatcgccgccaaggccgacgagctcgcctCCGAGGGTCTCCGAGTCCTTTGCGTCGCCCAAAGATTCCTCGAGGACACGGACAATGCCAGCGAGAGAACCGAGGCGGAGACCAAGCTCCGTttcctcggccttgccggCTTGTACGACCCTCCCCGTGTCGAGAcgctcggcgccgtcaagcaGTGCAACACTGCTGGAATTTCCGTCCACATGGTTACCGGTGATCACATCAAGACTGCCACTGCCATCGCCCACGAGGTTGGTAtcctccgcggcggcgagcagccCACCGCTGTTATGGCTGCTGGTGTTTTCGACGCCATGTCGGACGATGAGGTCGACGCTCTTGAGGCACTTCCACTTGTCATTGCTCGATGCAGTCCCATGACCAAGGTCAGGATGCTCGAGGCCATGCACCGTCGCCAGGCCTACTGCATCATGACCGGTGACGGTGTCAACGACTCTCCTGCCCTCAAAAAGGCCGATGTTGGTATTGCCATGGGCAAGAGGGGCAGTGACGTTTCTAAGGAGGCAGCGGACATGGTCCTCACCGATGACAACTTTTCTTCCATCGTCAccgccatcaaggagggTCGTCGTTTGTTTGACAACATTCAGAAG TTCCTGCTCCATCTCCTCATTTCCAACATCTCCCAGGTCATCCTTCTCCTCATCGGTCTCTCCTTCAAGGACAGAAGCGGCACATCGATTTTCCCTCTGTCTCCCCTGGAGATTCTCTGGGTCAACCTCATCACCTCGTCGTTCCTGGCTATTGGTCTGGGTCTCGAGGAGGCACAACCCGACATCCTCTTGCGTGCACCCCACAGCCTTCGCATCGGCGTCTTCACATTTGATCTGATTCGCGACAAGATGATTTACGGTTTCTTCATGGGCTCGCTGTGTCTGGCCGCGTTCACGTCCGTCGCGTACGGTCCTGGCGCTGGCGATCTCGGCAGCTTCTGCAACGACGGTTGGAACGACACCTGCGGCGTCGTCTTCAGGGCTCGCTCTACCGTCTACGCCACCTTGAGCTTCCTGCTCTTGGTTACTGCCTGGGAGGTCAAGCACTTCCAGCGCAGTCTGTTCAACATGAACCCCGAGTTGTGGACCGGCCCCACCGCCGTGTTCAAGACCATCTCCAAGAACCGCTTCCTCTTCTGGGCTGTCGCTGGCGGCTTCGTCATGACTTTCCCCGTCATCTATCTTCCCGTTGTCAACCGTGCCGTGTTCAAGCACGACATGATTACCTGGGAGTGGGGTATCGTCATTGCCTGCCTGGTTGTCTACATTGCGCTCATTGAATCCTGGAAGGCCGTGAAGCGCCATCTGGGCCTCGGCTTGAATGCGCGCATTCCGGATCAACAGGTCTAA
- a CDS encoding Nad dependent epimerase, whose product MFIFGLAWDHYKTDNKRVFTRVKNTRTIEIRSHTIVSSSQATAMPEMKVLVLGLPRTGTQSLADALAHLSISPVYHMREVSKNAHQDLWISAIADNLPASAPADPWPRDRWDTLLSAFAAVSDFPASLFPTALAAAYPDCAIIHTTRDFESWEASMRDTLIHAHHHHDPDRRSPMEGLANAYHAACWGDDFDKNGRAYFEEHHDEVRRLKKDGKRFLEFRPGDGWKPLCEFLGVEVPNIPFPRSDDWVEYKKQIKRERQEQKDYEATV is encoded by the exons ATGTTTATTTTCGGTCTTGCTTGGGACCATTATAAAACGGACAACAAAAGGGTTTTCACTCGTGTCAAGAACACTCGCACCATTGAGATCCGGTCGCATACCATCGTCTCTTCTTCACAAGCCACCGCCATGCCCGAAATGaaagtcctcgtcctcgggcttccCCGGACGGGAACCCAAT ctctcgccgacgccctcgcccacctGTCCATTTCCCCAGTCTACCACATGCGGGAGGTCTCCAAGAACGCCCACCAGGACCTCTGGAtctccgccatcgccgacaacCTTCCTGCGTCCGCCCCCGCCGACCCCTGGCCCCGCGATCGGTGGGACACCCTCCTgtccgccttcgccgccgtctccgacTTCCCCGCCTCCCTGTTCCCGAccgccctcgcggcggcgtACCCGGACTGCGCCATCATCCACACGACCCGCGACTTCGAGTCGTGGGAGGCGTCGATGCGGGACACCCTCATCCACgcgcaccaccaccatgaCCCGGACCGAAGGTCGCCGATGGAGGGCCTGGCCAACGCATACCACGCTGCGTGCTGGGGCGACGACTTTGACAAGAACGGCCGGGCGTATTTCGAGGAGCATCATGACGAGGTGCGCCGTCTCAAGAAGGATGGGAAGAGATTTCTGGAGTTTCGCCCCGGGGACGGGTGGAAGCCACTGTGTGAGTTTCTGGGCGTCGAAGTGCCGAATATCCCATTCCCGAGGAGCGATGATTGGGTTGAATACAAGAAACAGATCAAGAGGGAAAGACAAGAGCAGAAGGACTATGAAGCCACTGTTTGA
- a CDS encoding Retinal pigment epithelial membrane protein, whose product MVVTPPEEEAVAAETRHPYLSGNFAPIKSCLPLTPCSYEGTIPPDLAGGQYVRNGGNPVTNDDQSRAAHWFDGDGMLSGVLFRCVGEKKTDIQPEFVNQYLLTDVYCHAKSNKYLRRPVVPSIATLVNPAVSMIRIMFEVFRTVLLVMISRLPGFGRPIKKISVANTSVLFHNGRALATCESGPPLRFVLPSLETIGWFNGRTAENEPVQSDESGFGGTGVKSFMREWTTAHPRVDPVTKELITFHATFVKPFVRCSVVPPTSKSTIGRQPLFDAPVPGVESPKMMHDFGVSRHHTVIMDLPLSLDTMNLLRGVPSLSYNSAGKSRFGVFPRYKPQAVQWFETNPCTIFHTANCWDTPNPHAETNGTRVSVNLVACRLTSAAMVFSAGNLPTPEVKPVPPEYAEEEQCRLYYYNFPLSDIPGVQYNIRHQWALSAISLEFPSVAPAYSMQEARYVYGCSTGEASYTVALGKAAKIDHLAKFDIRTLVARGLANPPQPVKGCVDTRSIAQVRDSKDPEDPIKLFRMPDGWYAQEPRFVPRAEHRSEDDGWLLTYAFNEAQLDERGECPRDAASELWIIDATNMKEIVARVKLPQRVPYGLHGTWFGENEIREQKPFERVRSMQR is encoded by the exons ATGGTTGTCACCCCTCCTGAAGAAGAGGCTGTGGCCGCCGAGACTCGCCATCC TTATTTGTCTGGCAACTTCGCGCCAATCAAGTCGTGTCTACCCTTGACGCCATGCTCATACGAGGGCACGATACCCCCCGATCTCGCCGGAGGACAGTACGTCCGCAACGGCGGCAATCCCGTGACGAACGACGACCAGAGTCGAGCGGCACATTGGttcgacggcgatggcatGCTGAGCGGTGTTTTGTTCCGCTGCgtgggcgagaagaagaccGATATCCAGCCAGAATTCGTGAATCAGTACCTTCTGACCGACGTCTACTGCCATGCGAAAAGTAACAAGTACCTGCGCCGACCTGTGGTGCCAAGCATCGCGACGCTCGTAAACCCCGCCGTCAGTATGATTCGCATCATGTTCGAGGTCTTTCGCACTGTTCTTCTGGTCATGATCTCCCGCCTCCCAGGGTTTGGTCGTCCGATCAAGAAGATCAGCGTCGCAAACACTAGCGTTCTGTTCCACAACGGACGCGCGCTCGCGACATGCGAAAGCGGCCCGCCATTGAGATTCGTACTGCCGAGCTTGGAGACCATCGGCTGGTTCAACGGGAGAACGGCTGAGAACGAGCCGGTACAGAGCGACGAGAGTGGCTTTGGTGGCACAGGCGTCAAGTCCTTCATGAGGGAGTGGACTACCGCCCACCCCAGAGTCGACCCGGTGACGAAGGAGCTTATCACATTCCACGCAACCTTTGTCAAGCCTTTCGTTCGCTGCTCCGTGGTGCCGCCGACATCAAAGTCGACAATCGGTCGCCAGCCCCTCTTCGATGCCCCTGTTCCGGGAGTCGAATCGCCGAAGATGATGCATGATTTTGGGGTGTCGAGGCACCACACCGTCATCATGGACCTGCCGCTCTCCCTGGATACGATGAACCTGCTCCGCGGGGTTCCCAGTTTATCGTACAACTCGGCCGGCAAGTCGCGCTTCGGAGTTTTCCCACGTTACAAACCGCAAGCCGTTCAATGGTTCGAGACAAACCCGTGCACCATCTTCCACACAGCCAACTGTTGGGACACACCGAATCCACACGCCGAAACCAACGGCACTCGTGTCTCAGTGAACCTCGTTGCGTGTCGCCTAACATCGGCAGCCATGGTGTTCAGCGCCGGCAACCTACCGACGCCTGAGGTGAAGCCTGTACCTCCCGAATACGCCGAAGAGGAGCAATGTCGACTGTACTATTACAACTTTCCACTGTCGGACATTCCCGGTGTTCAATATAACATCAGACACCAGTGGGCTCTGTCGGCGATTTCACTCGAGTTCCCATCCGTTGCGCCGGCATACTCGATGCAGGAAGCGCGGTACGTCTACGGATGTTCGACAGGCGAGGCGTCTTACACTGTTGCCCTTGGGAAAGCGGCAAAGATTGATCACCTGGCCAAGTTCGACATCCGAACGCTTGTCGCACGAGGCTTGGCCAACCCCCCGCAACCCGTCAAAGGATGTGTCGACACGCGGAGTATTGCCCAGGTTCGGGACAGCAAAGACCCGGAAGACCCAATCAAGCTCTTCCGAATGCCCGATGGATGGTATGCCCAAGAGCCACGTTTCGTACCTCGCGCAGAGCATCGGTCTGAGGACGATGGGTGGTTGTTGACGTATGCGTTCAATGAGGCCCAGCTTGACGAGAGAGGCGAATGCCCCCGAGATGCCGCGAGTGAGCTGTGGATAATCGATGCAACGAATATGAAGGAAATCGTCGCACGGGTGAAACTGCCCCAGAGGGTACCATACGGTCTGCACGGCACCTGGTTCGGCGAAAATGAGATTCGGGAACAAAAGCCATTCGAAAGGGTGAGAAGCATGCAGCGGTAA